One Azospirillum sp. B510 genomic window carries:
- the modC gene encoding molybdenum ABC transporter ATP-binding protein, whose protein sequence is MLDLRIRQRLGAFTLDIALTAEERGVTALFGRSGSGKTSVINAIAGLTRPDDGHIRVGDTMFFDSARRIDLPVEKRRIGYVFQESRLFPHMTVRGNLEYGLRRVPVRERRIAFDPVVELLGVGHLLDRRPRGLSGGEKQRVAFGRALLAQPRLLLMDEPMASLDAARKAEIMPYIERLRDEMNIPIVMVSHALDEVVRLATTMVLIADGRVRASGPVGTVMGRLDLSAVTGAQDAGAVLDLTVERHIPEDGLSVLAFDGGRLTVPQVDRAPGMAVRLHIHARDVIIGLQPLAGVSLRNALAATVVEVAEAGPSSADVRLAVGGSFLIARITRAALRELQLAPGRDVVALVKGIAFEPDSGRDPSDRSGRVVDV, encoded by the coding sequence ATGCTGGACCTGCGAATCCGCCAGAGGCTGGGCGCCTTCACCCTCGACATCGCCCTGACCGCCGAGGAACGCGGGGTGACGGCGCTGTTCGGCCGTTCCGGCTCGGGCAAGACATCGGTCATCAACGCCATCGCCGGGCTGACGCGGCCCGATGATGGGCATATCCGTGTCGGCGACACCATGTTCTTCGACAGCGCCCGGCGCATCGACCTGCCGGTCGAGAAGCGGCGCATCGGCTATGTCTTCCAGGAATCACGCCTGTTCCCGCACATGACCGTGCGCGGCAATCTGGAATATGGGCTGCGGCGCGTGCCGGTGCGGGAGCGGCGGATCGCCTTCGATCCGGTGGTCGAACTGCTGGGGGTCGGCCATCTGCTGGACCGCAGGCCGCGCGGCCTGTCCGGCGGCGAGAAGCAGCGCGTCGCCTTCGGCCGCGCCCTGCTGGCGCAGCCGCGCCTGCTGCTGATGGACGAGCCGATGGCCTCGCTCGACGCCGCCCGCAAGGCCGAGATCATGCCTTATATCGAGCGGCTGCGCGACGAGATGAACATTCCCATCGTCATGGTCAGTCACGCGCTGGACGAGGTGGTGCGGCTCGCCACCACGATGGTGCTGATTGCCGATGGCAGGGTGCGCGCCTCCGGACCGGTCGGCACCGTCATGGGCCGGCTCGATCTGTCGGCGGTGACCGGGGCGCAGGACGCCGGCGCGGTTCTGGATCTGACGGTCGAGCGCCACATCCCGGAAGATGGCCTGTCGGTTCTCGCCTTCGACGGCGGCCGGTTGACCGTGCCTCAGGTCGATCGGGCGCCGGGGATGGCGGTGCGGCTGCACATCCACGCCCGCGACGTCATCATCGGCTTGCAGCCCCTGGCCGGCGTCAGCCTGCGCAATGCGCTGGCCGCGACGGTGGTGGAGGTGGCGGAGGCCGGTCCATCCTCGGCCGATGTGCGGCTGGCGGTCGGCGGATCCTTCCTGATCGCCCGCATCACCCGTGCGGCCCTGCGCGAACTGCAACTGGCGCCCGGCCGCGACGTGGTGGCGCTGGTCAAGGGCATCGCCTTCGAGCCGGACAGCGGACGCGATCCGTCCGACCGCTCGGGCCGGGTGGTGGACGTCTGA
- the modB gene encoding molybdate ABC transporter permease subunit — MNILTPMETTALLLSLRVAGVAIALGLPVAVLAAWVLGRYSFPGKTLFDGLVHLPLVLPPVVTGYILLVTMGTKGVVGGWLYQAFGIKLIFTAEGASLAVAVTSFPLMVRAIRLSVEAIDGGLEAAARTLGAGPIDRFFTILLPLMAPGLLSGAIVAFAAAMGEFGAVITFVSNIPGKTQTLPLAIYAATQEPGGDVMAARLATISFSVALLALTMSEFLANRVRRLIGQV; from the coding sequence ATGAATATCCTGACGCCGATGGAGACCACCGCGTTGCTGCTCAGCCTGCGTGTCGCGGGCGTCGCCATCGCGCTGGGGTTACCGGTCGCCGTGCTCGCCGCCTGGGTGCTTGGCCGCTATTCCTTTCCAGGCAAGACGCTGTTCGACGGGCTGGTCCATCTGCCGCTGGTCCTGCCGCCCGTGGTCACCGGCTATATCCTGCTGGTGACCATGGGGACCAAGGGGGTGGTTGGCGGCTGGCTGTACCAGGCCTTTGGAATCAAGCTGATCTTCACGGCGGAAGGAGCGTCGCTGGCGGTGGCGGTGACCTCCTTCCCGCTGATGGTGCGGGCGATCCGCCTGTCGGTAGAGGCCATCGACGGCGGGCTGGAGGCGGCGGCGCGCACGCTGGGCGCCGGTCCGATCGACCGTTTCTTCACCATCCTCTTGCCGCTGATGGCGCCGGGCCTGTTGTCGGGCGCCATCGTCGCCTTCGCCGCGGCGATGGGCGAATTCGGCGCGGTCATCACCTTCGTCTCCAACATCCCCGGCAAGACGCAGACCCTGCCGCTGGCGATCTATGCCGCGACGCAGGAGCCGGGCGGTGACGTGATGGCGGCGCGGCTGGCCACCATCTCCTTCTCGGTGGCGCTGCTGGCGCTGACGATGTCGGAATTCCTGGCGAACCGGGTCCGCCGCCTGATCGGGCAGGTCTGA
- a CDS encoding FtsB family cell division protein, whose translation MTMIADFTDTLARAAKSALRQAIMPALCACVVAYFAYYAVHGDRGLVAMKQIQGQIAQAETVLNQLRTEREDMERRAQLLRGDGLDRDMLEERARLMLNFSSSRDVIVKLPKLADQDGAATQK comes from the coding sequence ATGACGATGATCGCCGATTTCACCGATACGCTCGCCCGCGCCGCCAAAAGCGCGCTTCGCCAAGCCATCATGCCGGCGCTGTGCGCCTGCGTGGTCGCTTACTTCGCCTATTACGCGGTCCATGGCGACCGCGGGCTGGTGGCGATGAAGCAGATCCAGGGGCAGATCGCCCAGGCGGAGACGGTTCTCAACCAGCTCCGCACCGAGCGGGAGGACATGGAACGCCGCGCCCAACTGCTGCGCGGCGACGGTCTGGACCGCGACATGCTGGAAGAGCGGGCGCGGCTGATGCTGAACTTCTCCAGCTCGCGCGACGTCATCGTCAAGCTTCCCAAGCTGGCCGATCAGGACGGCGCCGCAACGCAGAAGTAA
- the pdhA gene encoding pyruvate dehydrogenase (acetyl-transferring) E1 component subunit alpha has protein sequence MAASRRRPTKAQTDTAPVQAVSSEELLHYYREMLLIRRFEEKAGQLYGMGLIGGFCHLYIGQEAVVVGVQAALKEGDDVITSYRDHGHMLACGMDAKGVMAELTGRIGGYSKGKGGSMHMFSREKNFYGGHGIVGGQVPLGTGLAFSHKYLNDGGVSAVYCGDGAINQGQVYESFNMAALWKLPVLFVIENNKYAMGTSQERASAGELHQRGAAYGIPGYQVNGMDVLDVKAAADQWVNYIREGNGPVILEMKTYRYRGHSMSDPAKYRTKEEVEKMRSESDPIDQLKSKLLAGGHADEDKLKEIDREVKAIVTESAEFAQQSPEPDPSELWTDILVES, from the coding sequence ATGGCCGCGTCCCGACGCCGTCCGACCAAGGCGCAGACCGACACCGCGCCCGTTCAAGCCGTCTCTTCCGAAGAGCTTCTTCATTACTACCGCGAGATGCTGCTGATCCGCCGCTTTGAAGAAAAGGCGGGCCAGCTTTACGGCATGGGCCTGATCGGCGGCTTCTGCCATCTCTATATCGGCCAGGAGGCCGTCGTCGTCGGCGTGCAGGCCGCCCTGAAAGAGGGCGACGACGTCATCACCAGCTACCGCGACCACGGCCACATGCTGGCCTGCGGCATGGACGCCAAGGGCGTGATGGCCGAGCTGACCGGCCGCATCGGAGGCTACTCCAAGGGCAAGGGCGGCTCGATGCACATGTTCAGCCGCGAGAAGAACTTCTACGGCGGCCATGGCATCGTCGGCGGCCAGGTTCCGCTCGGCACCGGCCTGGCCTTCTCGCACAAGTACCTCAATGACGGCGGCGTCTCCGCGGTCTATTGCGGCGACGGCGCCATCAACCAGGGCCAGGTGTACGAGAGCTTCAACATGGCTGCGCTGTGGAAGCTGCCGGTGCTGTTCGTCATCGAGAACAACAAGTACGCCATGGGCACCTCGCAGGAGCGCGCCTCGGCCGGTGAACTGCATCAGCGCGGCGCCGCCTACGGCATCCCCGGCTATCAGGTCAACGGGATGGACGTGCTGGACGTGAAGGCCGCCGCCGACCAGTGGGTGAACTACATCCGCGAAGGCAACGGTCCGGTCATCCTGGAGATGAAGACCTACCGCTACCGCGGCCATTCCATGTCCGATCCGGCCAAGTACCGGACGAAGGAAGAGGTCGAGAAGATGCGGTCGGAGTCCGATCCGATCGATCAGCTGAAGTCCAAGCTGCTGGCCGGCGGCCATGCCGACGAGGACAAGCTGAAGGAGATCGATCGCGAGGTGAAGGCGATCGTCACCGAATCGGCCGAGTTCGCGCAGCAGAGCCCGGAGCCCGATCCGTCGGAACTGTGGACCGACATCCTGGTCGAGTCCTGA